A single window of Actinoallomurus bryophytorum DNA harbors:
- a CDS encoding TIGR00725 family protein, translated as MQVAVCGPGDCTETERRDAHEIGRLLAARGATVICGGYAGVMGAVTEGARSAGGTVVGVLSGAERAEAHPGLTAAVATGMGQARNAAIVGSADAVIVVGGSWGTLSELAHAMRSGVPVVQLGGWQLHDARGRPVTGPVNAASPEEALRLTGLWAAASGE; from the coding sequence ATCCAGGTCGCGGTCTGCGGTCCGGGCGACTGCACCGAGACCGAGCGCCGCGACGCCCATGAGATCGGCCGCCTGCTGGCCGCACGCGGCGCGACCGTGATCTGCGGTGGCTACGCGGGTGTGATGGGCGCCGTGACCGAGGGCGCACGCTCGGCCGGCGGCACGGTGGTCGGCGTACTCTCCGGCGCCGAGCGCGCGGAGGCGCACCCCGGGCTGACCGCCGCCGTCGCCACCGGCATGGGCCAGGCCCGCAACGCCGCGATCGTGGGCTCCGCCGACGCCGTCATCGTCGTCGGCGGCTCCTGGGGCACGCTGTCCGAACTCGCACACGCCATGCGGAGCGGCGTACCGGTGGTCCAGCTCGGCGGCTGGCAGTTGCACGACGCCCGGGGCCGGCCGGTCACGGGGCCGGTGAACGCCGCCTCACCGGAGGAGGCCCTGCGCCTGACCGGCCTGTGGGCGGCGGCCTCAGGCGAGTAG
- a CDS encoding citrate/2-methylcitrate synthase, which yields MPHTEWIDAAGAAERLGVKTATLYAYVSRGVLRRQRSADGRRSLFDPAEIEELARRGRPRRPVGGHEVVIESKLTVLGEDRPYYRGRDALRLAVSEPFEDVAYWLWAGEAASGGPWRADPAAVATARAAQSGLPDDTLPLERLQVITVALATADPLRLTLDPVAVVAAGRNLIAGMVESLPDVARVPSRADAIPERLWSRLTALEPRPELVGVLRAALVLLADHELAASTVAVRVAASVRADPYAAVGAGLGVLGGTLHGGLSLGVEALFAEVGEPGRAARVVGERIRRGERIPGFGGLVYLGGDGRATCLLDQVRAAAHGNERLAVSEAILAEARARRLPDPNIDFALATLGAVAQMTRGAGEAMYAVARTAGWLAHAMEEYGRDTHIRPRAVYTGPPPESG from the coding sequence GTGCCGCACACAGAGTGGATCGACGCGGCCGGCGCGGCGGAGCGGCTCGGTGTGAAGACGGCCACGTTGTACGCCTACGTCAGCCGGGGGGTGCTCCGGCGTCAGCGCTCGGCCGATGGCAGGCGGAGCCTGTTCGACCCGGCCGAGATCGAGGAGCTCGCCCGCCGCGGCCGGCCCCGGCGGCCGGTCGGCGGGCACGAGGTGGTCATCGAGTCCAAGCTCACCGTGCTCGGCGAGGACCGGCCCTACTATCGCGGCCGCGACGCGCTGCGGCTGGCCGTCTCGGAGCCCTTCGAGGACGTCGCGTACTGGCTGTGGGCCGGCGAGGCCGCGAGCGGCGGTCCATGGCGCGCGGATCCGGCCGCGGTGGCGACCGCACGCGCGGCGCAGTCGGGCCTGCCGGACGACACCCTTCCGCTCGAACGCCTCCAGGTGATCACGGTGGCCCTCGCGACGGCCGACCCGCTGCGCCTCACCCTCGACCCGGTGGCCGTGGTCGCCGCGGGCCGCAACCTCATCGCCGGGATGGTCGAGTCGCTGCCGGACGTCGCACGCGTGCCCTCACGCGCCGACGCGATCCCCGAGCGGCTGTGGTCCCGGCTGACCGCTCTCGAGCCGCGGCCCGAGCTGGTCGGCGTGCTGCGCGCCGCACTCGTACTCCTCGCCGACCACGAGCTGGCCGCCTCCACGGTCGCCGTACGGGTCGCCGCCTCCGTGCGCGCCGACCCGTACGCCGCCGTCGGCGCGGGCCTCGGAGTGCTCGGCGGCACGTTGCACGGTGGCCTGTCACTGGGCGTCGAGGCGCTGTTCGCCGAGGTCGGCGAGCCCGGGCGGGCGGCGCGCGTCGTGGGGGAGCGGATCCGGCGGGGAGAGCGGATCCCGGGGTTCGGCGGCCTGGTCTACCTGGGCGGCGACGGCCGCGCGACCTGCCTTCTCGACCAGGTGCGCGCCGCCGCGCACGGAAACGAACGCCTCGCCGTGTCCGAGGCGATCCTCGCCGAGGCGCGCGCCCGCCGCCTGCCGGACCCGAACATCGACTTCGCCCTCGCGACACTCGGCGCCGTCGCCCAGATGACGCGGGGCGCGGGCGAGGCCATGTACGCGGTCGCGCGCACGGCCGGCTGGCTGGCGCATGCGATGGAGGAGTACGGCCGCGACACGCACATCCGCCCACGGGCCGTCTACACCGGGCCGCCGCCCGAGAGCGGCTGA
- a CDS encoding glutathione peroxidase, which translates to MSIYDVDIQRLQGGPADLGQYRGKAVLVVNVASRCGSTPQYEGLQRLQDTYGERGFTVLGVPCNQFMGQEPGTAEEIAEFCSTTYGVAFPMTEKVEVNGLGRHPLYVGLVTTPDAEGYSGDIRWNFEKFLVAPDGTVAARFGTGTEPGSEKVVEAIEKALP; encoded by the coding sequence ATGTCGATCTATGACGTGGACATCCAACGCCTTCAAGGCGGCCCGGCCGACCTCGGTCAGTACCGAGGTAAGGCGGTGCTCGTCGTGAACGTCGCGTCCAGATGCGGCTCCACGCCCCAGTACGAAGGACTCCAGCGGCTCCAGGACACCTACGGTGAGCGTGGTTTCACCGTGCTGGGCGTGCCCTGTAACCAGTTCATGGGACAGGAGCCCGGCACCGCCGAGGAGATCGCGGAGTTCTGCTCCACGACCTACGGCGTCGCCTTTCCGATGACCGAGAAGGTCGAGGTCAACGGGCTCGGCCGGCATCCGCTGTACGTCGGCCTGGTCACGACGCCCGACGCCGAGGGCTACTCCGGGGACATCCGCTGGAACTTCGAGAAGTTCCTCGTCGCTCCGGACGGCACGGTCGCGGCGCGGTTCGGCACCGGCACCGAGCCCGGCTCGGAGAAGGTCGTCGAGGCGATCGAGAAGGCGCTGCCCTGA
- a CDS encoding dihydrofolate reductase family protein, translated as MRIVIIEFISLDGVVQAPGGPDEDTEGGFAHGGWTHPFFDPEVVGGAFADAMTNVEALLYGRRTWQGMASAWPERAGDPFADQMNALPKYVVSRTLGDGELTWNTTRIPGDNAVADIRKLHETDGGDLVVMGSPTLVRTLLHEGLVDELRLVTMPVILGGGKTIFPDDGGRRVLDLDSTVTSGAGVQICVYRPVAEK; from the coding sequence ATGCGCATCGTGATCATTGAGTTCATCAGCCTGGACGGCGTCGTACAGGCGCCGGGCGGACCCGACGAGGACACGGAGGGCGGCTTCGCCCACGGCGGCTGGACGCACCCCTTCTTCGATCCGGAGGTGGTGGGTGGCGCCTTCGCCGACGCGATGACCAACGTCGAGGCGCTGCTGTACGGCCGTCGCACGTGGCAGGGGATGGCCTCGGCGTGGCCGGAGCGAGCCGGCGACCCGTTCGCCGACCAGATGAACGCCCTCCCGAAGTACGTCGTGTCACGGACGCTGGGCGACGGCGAGCTGACGTGGAACACCACCCGCATTCCCGGCGACAACGCCGTCGCCGACATCCGGAAGCTGCACGAGACCGACGGCGGCGACCTGGTGGTCATGGGAAGCCCGACCCTCGTGCGCACCCTCCTGCACGAGGGCCTGGTCGACGAGCTCCGGCTCGTGACCATGCCGGTCATCCTCGGCGGCGGCAAGACGATCTTCCCCGACGACGGCGGGCGGCGCGTGCTCGATCTCGACTCCACGGTCACCAGCGGCGCGGGCGTGCAGATATGCGTCTACCGGCCGGTCGCCGAGAAGTAG
- a CDS encoding DUF72 domain-containing protein, which yields MGDILVGTASWTDKTLLESGWYPPEVKTAEQRLKHYASEFPLVEVDATYYAPPAERTVGYWRDRTPEGFTFNVKAFSLLTQHPTRPRALYKDLRDKVPDKKNVYLRDVPDEVVEEVWQRFLDALWPLHEAGKLTALLFQFPQWFPIGRQNKDYILEAKRRCDPMRICVEFRNKTWMSEENQEETLDFLTKYAVPYVSVDMPQGHTSSIPPVFAATTDLAVLRLHGHSDKWTSKNIYERFGYLYPDKELKELAPKVASLAENAGTTHVLFNNCYQDYAQRNAAQMAALLAELD from the coding sequence ATGGGCGACATCCTGGTCGGCACCGCGTCGTGGACGGACAAGACACTGCTCGAGTCCGGCTGGTATCCACCGGAGGTGAAGACGGCCGAGCAACGCCTCAAGCACTACGCGTCGGAGTTCCCGCTGGTCGAGGTGGACGCGACCTACTACGCGCCGCCCGCCGAGCGTACGGTCGGCTACTGGCGCGACCGTACGCCCGAGGGGTTCACGTTCAACGTGAAGGCGTTCTCGCTGCTCACCCAGCATCCGACCCGGCCGCGTGCGCTGTACAAGGACCTGCGGGACAAGGTGCCGGACAAGAAGAACGTCTATCTGCGCGACGTGCCGGACGAGGTCGTCGAGGAGGTCTGGCAAAGGTTCCTGGACGCGCTGTGGCCGCTGCACGAGGCCGGCAAGCTGACCGCGCTGCTGTTCCAGTTTCCGCAGTGGTTTCCCATCGGGCGGCAGAACAAGGACTACATCCTGGAGGCCAAGCGCCGCTGCGACCCGATGCGGATCTGCGTGGAGTTCCGCAACAAGACGTGGATGAGCGAGGAGAACCAGGAGGAGACGCTGGACTTCCTGACGAAGTACGCCGTGCCGTACGTCAGCGTGGACATGCCCCAGGGGCACACCAGCTCGATACCTCCGGTCTTCGCCGCCACGACCGACCTCGCGGTGCTGCGGCTGCACGGCCACTCGGACAAATGGACGAGCAAGAACATCTACGAGCGATTCGGCTATCTCTATCCCGACAAGGAGCTCAAGGAGCTCGCGCCGAAGGTGGCGAGCCTCGCCGAGAACGCCGGGACGACGCACGTGCTCTTCAACAACTGCTACCAGGACTACGCACAGCGCAACGCGGCGCAGATGGCCGCGTTGCTCGCTGAGCTGGACTGA
- a CDS encoding methylated-DNA--[protein]-cysteine S-methyltransferase, translating to MDVAIGALKTPLGTVAYACTAIGLSGLSFSDTPRQRAWLRGGLPLVEAPERTETVRGRLAAYFAGGLEDFGLPIDWRNTSGAQREVLEKLYAGVPYGRTVTYGELSGLSGTDVPARGIGTIMGSNPIPIVVPCHRVVASDGLGGYSGGNGVEVKRWLLTLEGAIPATLDWDPETGP from the coding sequence ATGGACGTCGCGATCGGAGCGCTGAAGACCCCGCTGGGCACCGTCGCGTACGCGTGCACCGCCATCGGCCTGAGCGGACTGTCCTTCAGCGACACACCCCGGCAGCGGGCGTGGCTGCGCGGTGGCCTGCCGCTGGTGGAGGCCCCGGAGCGCACCGAGACCGTACGCGGCCGGCTCGCCGCCTACTTCGCCGGCGGGCTGGAGGACTTCGGCCTGCCGATCGACTGGCGGAACACCTCGGGCGCCCAGCGCGAGGTGCTCGAGAAGCTGTACGCCGGCGTGCCGTACGGCAGGACCGTGACGTACGGGGAGCTGAGCGGCCTGAGCGGCACGGACGTCCCGGCCCGCGGTATCGGCACGATCATGGGCTCCAACCCGATCCCCATCGTCGTCCCCTGCCATCGGGTGGTGGCCTCGGACGGTCTCGGTGGCTACAGCGGCGGGAACGGCGTCGAGGTGAAACGCTGGCTGCTCACCCTGGAGGGCGCCATCCCCGCCACCCTCGACTGGGACCCCGAGACCGGACCCTGA
- a CDS encoding DUF3817 domain-containing protein — MQGAVTRYRVMAYVTGTLLIILFFVAVPLKIFAHSGTLSTLVGLPHGVVCYPLYLLTTFDLYRRVRWPLSKVALIVLAGVIPFLTFYVERKVVAELRDRSEPTPVGTAG, encoded by the coding sequence GTGCAAGGAGCGGTGACCCGTTACCGCGTCATGGCGTACGTGACCGGCACTCTGCTGATCATTCTGTTCTTCGTCGCCGTCCCGTTGAAGATCTTCGCGCACAGCGGCACGCTGTCGACCCTGGTCGGCCTGCCGCACGGCGTGGTGTGCTACCCGCTGTACCTCCTGACCACGTTCGACCTGTACCGCCGGGTCCGCTGGCCGCTGAGCAAGGTGGCGCTGATCGTGCTGGCCGGCGTGATCCCCTTCCTGACCTTCTACGTCGAACGCAAGGTCGTCGCCGAGCTCCGCGACCGGTCCGAGCCCACGCCGGTCGGCACCGCCGGCTGA
- a CDS encoding LCP family protein gives MNDWADHGQSGAAPYADDRRAGAHGGTPVRKRRHWLRTTLIVILVLLLLLVGVYFYLDSRLHRIDVFSDYAGRPADTPGTNWLVVGSDSREGLSSEQRKELHTGKAAGKRTDSMMLLHIGDHGNTLVSLPRDSYVPIPGHDPNKLNAAYAFGGPKLLVRTVEQATKIHIDHYAEIGFGGFVGMVDAVGGVDMCIPQRIKDTAAGIDLKKGCQTLNGPEALGFVRTRHAFASQDLQRVQNQRKFLAALSHKATSPGTLLNPFHIVPFVLRSTDDFSVDQDDHLYNLAGFAWAMSGLTKGDGLTTTVPIGGTGSSAAAGSYITWDTTRSAELFRALREDQPVPKSLRSTS, from the coding sequence ATGAACGATTGGGCGGATCACGGGCAGAGCGGCGCGGCGCCGTACGCCGATGACCGGCGGGCCGGCGCACATGGCGGTACTCCCGTGCGCAAGCGCCGCCACTGGCTGCGGACCACTCTGATCGTCATCCTGGTGCTGCTCCTGCTGCTGGTCGGCGTGTACTTCTACCTCGACTCGCGGCTGCACCGCATCGACGTCTTCTCCGACTACGCGGGGCGTCCGGCGGACACGCCGGGCACCAACTGGCTGGTCGTCGGCTCCGACAGCCGCGAGGGCCTGTCGAGCGAGCAGCGCAAGGAGCTCCACACCGGCAAGGCCGCCGGGAAGCGCACCGACTCGATGATGCTGCTGCACATCGGCGACCACGGCAACACCCTGGTCAGCCTGCCGCGCGACTCCTACGTCCCGATCCCGGGCCACGACCCCAACAAGCTCAACGCCGCGTACGCCTTCGGCGGGCCCAAGCTGCTGGTCCGCACGGTCGAGCAGGCCACCAAGATCCACATCGATCACTACGCGGAGATCGGCTTCGGCGGGTTCGTCGGCATGGTCGACGCGGTCGGCGGGGTCGACATGTGCATCCCCCAGCGGATCAAGGACACGGCCGCGGGCATCGACCTGAAGAAGGGCTGCCAGACGCTCAACGGCCCGGAGGCCCTGGGCTTCGTCCGTACCCGCCACGCGTTCGCCAGCCAGGACCTGCAGCGGGTGCAGAACCAGCGCAAGTTCCTGGCCGCGCTGAGCCACAAGGCGACGAGCCCCGGCACGCTGCTCAACCCGTTCCACATCGTGCCGTTCGTGCTCCGCTCCACCGACGACTTCTCCGTGGACCAGGACGACCATCTGTACAACCTGGCGGGGTTCGCCTGGGCGATGAGCGGCCTGACCAAGGGCGACGGCCTCACCACCACGGTCCCGATCGGCGGGACCGGCTCCTCGGCCGCCGCCGGTTCGTACATCACCTGGGACACGACGAGGTCCGCCGAGCTGTTCCGCGCCCTCCGCGAGGACCAGCCCGTGCCGAAGAGCCTGCGCTCCACGAGCTGA
- a CDS encoding oxidoreductase has protein sequence MPKWTTDDVPDLAGKRAIVTGANSGIGLRTALELARHGATVVLACRSAERGEEALATIRAAVPGGDVVVGSLDLADLASVRAFAEANASPLDLLINNAGVMALPHRTTADGFELQFGTNHLGHFALTGLLLPALLERPGARVVTVTSVFHRMGRIDFGDLDAERGYHKWPAYCQAKLANLVFAKELDRRAPFVSVASHPGYAVTNLQKAGPRMEGSRARELLFGGLNTLMGQSDAAGAWPSLYAATAEVEGGQCYGPRGPGQSRGAPTRVRTLRRAADPELGRRLWEVSEERTGVSYDGLTAATPE, from the coding sequence ATGCCCAAGTGGACGACCGACGATGTTCCAGACCTCGCGGGGAAACGGGCGATCGTCACCGGCGCGAACAGCGGGATCGGGCTGCGCACCGCGCTCGAGCTGGCGCGTCACGGCGCGACCGTCGTGCTCGCCTGCCGCAGTGCCGAGCGCGGCGAGGAGGCGCTGGCGACCATTCGTGCCGCGGTACCCGGCGGTGACGTCGTGGTCGGGTCGCTCGACCTGGCCGATCTGGCGTCGGTACGCGCGTTCGCCGAGGCCAACGCGTCTCCCCTCGACCTGCTGATCAACAACGCCGGCGTGATGGCGCTGCCGCACCGGACGACGGCGGACGGCTTCGAGCTGCAGTTCGGCACCAACCACCTCGGTCACTTCGCGCTGACCGGCCTGCTCCTGCCCGCCCTGCTCGAACGCCCCGGCGCACGGGTGGTGACCGTGACGAGCGTCTTTCACCGGATGGGCCGCATCGACTTCGGCGACCTCGACGCCGAGCGCGGCTACCACAAGTGGCCCGCGTACTGCCAGGCCAAGCTGGCCAACCTCGTCTTCGCCAAGGAGCTCGACCGCAGGGCGCCGTTCGTCAGCGTCGCGTCGCATCCGGGCTACGCCGTCACCAACCTGCAGAAGGCCGGCCCGCGCATGGAGGGAAGCCGCGCACGTGAGCTTCTGTTCGGCGGGCTGAACACGCTGATGGGCCAGTCCGACGCCGCCGGAGCCTGGCCGTCGCTCTACGCGGCGACCGCCGAGGTCGAGGGCGGGCAGTGCTACGGCCCGCGAGGCCCGGGGCAGAGCCGTGGTGCGCCGACGCGGGTCCGCACGCTCAGGCGCGCCGCCGACCCGGAGCTGGGCCGCCGTCTGTGGGAGGTCTCCGAAGAGCGCACGGGGGTCTCCTACGACGGGCTGACAGCGGCCACGCCGGAGTGA